One genomic segment of Polyangiaceae bacterium includes these proteins:
- a CDS encoding cytochrome D1 domain-containing protein, translating into MRSESLSALALTLALLAATACDDKKAAPAGAGSASISPAAAAGQKTFEDKCVACHTVGQGDRTGPDLKGVTKRRTEEWLKKWLADPVAMGESDHIGREISAKYGNVVMPDLGLKAAQIAELIAFLEHASRAGYQPPKEPPRTLVGKELETASGIYFDRCAGCHGATRQGAAGPSLAPERTRELGSVVLRATMNHGSVAGMPAWGDLGILSTSDVDLMAQYLQMPPSAPPALPLEVAASNHLLKTRVADRPKRPQHKRNWKNFFAVVMKNQGEVAIIDGDTKEKLTLLQAGFTVDTLRTSASGRYLYALGRDGRITLVDLWTNPPSVAAQARGCFDARSLQPSKAKGFHDKLLIEGCYWPPQYVVFDGASLEARTVGSLSQRPSKEQVRVTSIVASQSQPWWAMTLMETGKVAIVDYKVSGYPVAASVETGKGLYQSMVDPSGRYMIAASAEKDELVVVDLQERTRAATLPTGKGPHIGHGVSFQDPKAGLVGAVPHLGEGMLLVFGIDPEKSPDQAWKPVARIEGVAAGGLQAATHPKSPWIWLDSPANRKAELSRQLCVIKKSTAKVEKCWQPRQSGRILDVTYDSSGTEVWVSAWDTSGAILIFDDATLTEKQRIEGNWVVTPTTKINVGNDAADNY; encoded by the coding sequence ATGCGATCTGAGTCCCTCTCCGCGCTTGCTCTCACGCTCGCCCTGCTGGCGGCGACGGCCTGCGACGACAAGAAAGCGGCGCCGGCCGGCGCTGGCTCGGCAAGCATCTCGCCCGCCGCCGCAGCCGGTCAGAAGACCTTCGAAGACAAGTGCGTCGCCTGCCACACCGTTGGGCAAGGTGACCGCACCGGTCCGGATCTGAAAGGCGTGACCAAGCGGCGTACGGAGGAGTGGCTGAAGAAGTGGCTTGCGGATCCCGTCGCAATGGGTGAGTCGGATCACATCGGCCGAGAGATCTCCGCGAAGTACGGTAACGTAGTGATGCCGGACCTCGGGCTGAAGGCGGCACAGATTGCCGAACTGATCGCCTTCTTGGAGCACGCCAGCAGAGCAGGTTATCAGCCGCCCAAAGAACCGCCGCGAACGCTCGTCGGGAAAGAGCTGGAGACGGCTAGCGGAATCTATTTCGATCGCTGCGCGGGATGCCACGGCGCCACGCGCCAGGGTGCAGCTGGCCCCAGCTTGGCTCCCGAGCGCACTCGAGAACTCGGCAGCGTGGTGCTCCGCGCAACGATGAACCACGGCAGCGTGGCCGGAATGCCCGCGTGGGGTGACCTGGGCATCTTGAGCACGAGCGACGTGGACCTGATGGCGCAGTACCTCCAAATGCCGCCCTCAGCGCCGCCCGCGCTGCCCCTGGAGGTGGCAGCGTCGAACCACCTGCTGAAGACCAGAGTCGCCGATCGCCCCAAGCGTCCACAGCACAAACGCAATTGGAAGAACTTCTTCGCCGTGGTGATGAAAAACCAGGGAGAAGTGGCGATCATCGACGGCGACACGAAGGAAAAGCTCACGCTGTTGCAGGCCGGCTTCACGGTGGACACCCTGCGCACGTCCGCGTCGGGCCGCTACCTGTACGCCCTAGGTCGCGACGGTCGCATCACACTCGTTGATCTTTGGACGAATCCCCCCTCCGTCGCCGCGCAGGCCCGAGGCTGTTTCGATGCACGCAGCCTCCAACCCAGCAAGGCGAAGGGCTTTCACGACAAGCTGTTGATCGAAGGCTGCTATTGGCCCCCGCAGTACGTCGTCTTCGATGGCGCCAGCCTGGAAGCCAGGACGGTCGGCAGCCTGAGCCAGCGTCCATCGAAGGAACAGGTACGCGTCACCTCCATCGTTGCGTCGCAATCCCAGCCCTGGTGGGCGATGACGCTGATGGAGACCGGAAAAGTCGCCATCGTCGACTACAAGGTGTCCGGCTATCCCGTCGCCGCCTCGGTCGAAACCGGCAAGGGCCTCTACCAAAGCATGGTGGATCCGAGCGGGCGCTACATGATTGCGGCTTCCGCCGAAAAAGACGAACTGGTCGTCGTCGATCTCCAGGAGCGCACGCGCGCGGCCACCCTGCCAACAGGCAAAGGTCCGCACATTGGCCACGGCGTCAGCTTCCAGGATCCCAAGGCGGGACTCGTGGGCGCCGTGCCCCACCTCGGTGAGGGCATGCTGTTGGTGTTCGGCATCGATCCGGAGAAGTCGCCCGACCAGGCGTGGAAGCCCGTTGCTCGCATCGAGGGGGTGGCCGCGGGCGGCTTGCAGGCGGCGACCCACCCCAAGTCGCCGTGGATTTGGCTGGATTCTCCGGCGAACCGGAAGGCGGAGCTCTCACGCCAACTGTGCGTGATCAAGAAGAGCACCGCGAAAGTGGAGAAGTGTTGGCAGCCTCGTCAGAGCGGCCGCATTCTCGACGTCACCTACGACTCCAGCGGCACGGAAGTGTGGGTATCCGCGTGGGACACCAGTGGTGCGATCCTCATCTTCGACGATGCCACCCTGACGGAGAAGCAACGCATCGAGGGTAACTGGGTCGTCACACCAACGACGAAGATCAACGTCGGCAACGACGCCGCGGACAACTACTGA